A single window of Shewanella sp. Choline-02u-19 DNA harbors:
- a CDS encoding methyl-accepting chemotaxis protein, producing the protein MLNRLSIVQRIWLLLIFIVFAFIVSSGYESFNQKSRMLIQRQAEISSVLNSGLSLLQRAQGSVDRNELTLLQAQEMVKSEISAMRYRGQNYLWIFDTEATQLAHGTSQKDVGNNLINFTDPNGKKVYVAFLDVIRQYGEGYVDYVWTKTGSSTPEPKLSFVKLYKPWGWILATGVYTDDINAEFSQLIKDKVIFFSLLLSMIFIASMLIIRSITRPLNATTLAMEEIAQGDGDLTVRLEVSSKDELAQLAVGFNQFAEKVRRIVIEMQQSQTVLDSATGEMSVITSRSRELLTQHQHENHQVATAIHEMSATITDVARNAADAAKSVLTVQDRALKGNTLVEDNITFINELSDTVHQIVNAMNGLKQEALDINNILDVIKSIADQTNLLALNAAIEAARAGEHGRGFAVVADEVRTLAMRTQQSTQDIERMILGMQTQVDEAVKTIDLGRQKADSSVQQAKLTAEAFGDISADIDVVADMNTQIASATEQQSVVVNTVHQNIENIREAFDESALGAQQIEIAGQQLQALATDISSTLRQFKV; encoded by the coding sequence ATGTTAAATCGCCTCTCTATCGTACAAAGGATCTGGCTACTGTTAATCTTCATTGTGTTTGCGTTTATCGTAAGCTCTGGATATGAATCCTTTAACCAAAAATCACGCATGCTAATACAACGACAAGCTGAAATTAGCAGTGTCCTCAATTCTGGACTATCGCTACTTCAACGAGCTCAAGGATCTGTAGACCGAAATGAGTTAACACTGTTACAGGCGCAGGAAATGGTGAAATCAGAGATCTCAGCCATGAGATATCGAGGCCAAAACTACCTTTGGATATTTGACACTGAGGCGACACAATTGGCCCATGGCACCAGCCAAAAAGATGTCGGCAACAACCTGATTAACTTTACTGACCCTAACGGCAAAAAAGTCTATGTCGCCTTCCTTGACGTGATACGACAATATGGTGAAGGTTATGTCGATTATGTTTGGACTAAAACGGGCTCCAGCACTCCCGAACCTAAGCTTAGCTTTGTGAAGCTATATAAACCTTGGGGGTGGATATTAGCAACGGGTGTCTATACCGACGATATCAATGCAGAATTTAGTCAACTCATTAAAGACAAAGTGATATTTTTCAGTCTGCTATTAAGCATGATTTTTATCGCATCGATGTTAATCATTCGTTCAATTACCCGCCCATTAAATGCAACCACTCTCGCGATGGAAGAGATAGCTCAAGGAGATGGTGACCTCACCGTCAGACTCGAAGTATCGAGTAAAGATGAGCTAGCTCAATTAGCCGTGGGCTTTAATCAGTTTGCGGAAAAGGTGCGACGGATCGTCATCGAAATGCAGCAAAGTCAAACCGTGCTCGATAGTGCTACCGGTGAGATGTCGGTGATTACTAGCCGTTCGCGAGAACTTCTGACCCAACATCAGCATGAGAATCATCAGGTAGCAACCGCTATCCACGAGATGAGTGCCACCATAACCGATGTTGCCCGTAATGCCGCCGATGCGGCCAAGTCTGTACTAACCGTTCAAGACCGAGCATTGAAAGGCAATACATTGGTGGAGGACAACATCACCTTTATCAATGAACTGTCAGACACAGTCCATCAGATAGTCAATGCGATGAATGGCCTTAAGCAGGAAGCACTCGACATCAACAATATTTTAGATGTTATCAAGTCGATTGCAGATCAGACCAATCTATTGGCACTCAATGCTGCTATTGAAGCTGCCAGAGCCGGTGAGCATGGTCGTGGTTTTGCCGTTGTCGCAGATGAGGTACGCACCCTAGCAATGCGAACACAGCAGTCGACTCAAGATATTGAACGTATGATTCTCGGTATGCAAACTCAAGTTGATGAGGCCGTTAAGACCATAGACTTAGGCAGACAAAAAGCGGATTCCAGTGTACAGCAAGCCAAACTCACCGCCGAAGCTTTTGGTGACATCAGTGCTGACATCGATGTGGTCGCTGATATGAATACTCAGATAGCCTCAGCGACCGAGCAGCAGAGTGTGGTCGTCAATACCGTACATCAAAATATCGAAAACATCAGAGAGGCATTTGATGAATCAGCGTTAGGCGCTCAGCAAATAGAGATAGCCGGACAGCAGCTACAAGCACTAGCCACCGATATATCATCAACACTGAGACAGTTCAAAGTATAG
- a CDS encoding TetR/AcrR family transcriptional regulator, with translation MKCPTEALPMMRCNQILDAAEQLIESQGIVSFKFSQLAKEVGCSTGTLYKFFERKEDILVCLFLRSATSNHLPIFIDKHPELTAQEKVLLPILFTFETIKRSKSFFTLRSVSVNTMVWQLASDAKIAKFKKRINGFWGWFTKSLNEAIERGELEATPLEVKELVQGITFYLTGSLTQFESQLIAPEYLSNRRETCYRHLARLMGQYKWAKPLTPELFESLENRSSDFFDKHYREHMTCATCSALVCASTDKISACSRLEAIAR, from the coding sequence ATGAAATGTCCTACTGAAGCATTGCCCATGATGCGTTGTAATCAAATACTCGACGCTGCGGAGCAGCTTATTGAGTCACAGGGGATCGTGTCATTTAAGTTTTCTCAATTAGCCAAAGAAGTGGGTTGTTCCACAGGTACTCTCTATAAGTTTTTTGAACGAAAGGAGGATATCCTCGTTTGTCTTTTTCTGCGTAGTGCCACCTCTAATCATCTGCCCATTTTTATCGATAAGCATCCTGAACTAACGGCACAAGAAAAAGTGCTATTGCCAATTTTGTTTACCTTTGAAACCATTAAACGCAGTAAGAGCTTTTTTACACTGCGTTCAGTCTCTGTCAATACCATGGTGTGGCAGCTGGCGAGTGACGCAAAAATTGCAAAGTTTAAAAAACGTATTAATGGCTTCTGGGGTTGGTTCACTAAATCACTTAATGAAGCGATAGAAAGAGGGGAACTAGAAGCAACCCCCCTAGAAGTAAAAGAGTTAGTGCAAGGCATTACTTTTTATCTAACCGGTTCATTGACTCAATTTGAAAGCCAGCTAATCGCTCCTGAATATCTATCAAATCGCCGCGAAACCTGCTATCGCCATTTAGCGCGCTTAATGGGGCAGTACAAATGGGCAAAGCCATTAACGCCTGAATTATTTGAATCTTTGGAAAATAGAAGTTCAGATTTTTTCGACAAACACTATCGAGAGCATATGACCTGCGCAACATGCAGTGCGTTAGTGTGTGCATCGACTGATAAAATCTCAGCCTGCTCACGCCTAGAGGCCATCGCTAGATAA
- a CDS encoding flavocytochrome c, with the protein MQGRRNFLKLSAGAAIGSIAATLPGTVQAKTCGEINWNESVDVIVVGSGFAGLSAALNTKRQGMGSVLVLEKMQVIGGNSAINGGWLAIPKNPTQLAQGINDDSPEELVKDQIISGRGMQNEAALRQIANRALDAYELCIDTGVKFKEGFNIQVGGHNKARAIRTQHGTGGDITTKLYEAGVKEGVDYRLQHYIEDFIMDGQKIIGVKVRKNYRFPDLKTGSSIFIKANKAVILANGGFARNMALRAAVDPSLDPTLDCTNALGATGEVTLTAMAYGALPVHMNLIQTGHWGSPDEGGFGWSNALLSIGWHQGASISVLNGKRFMDERADRKTCSEAIMKNRNSDGSPAYPIVLFNYNNYAEDHRVTRALRDKMAWKLDSLDDIAAKFDIPADELKHSITEYNTHVKAGKDPLFNRKMDTAEVLTGPFVVSRIWPKVHYCMGGLKTDLAARVIDGRSMESIKNLYAIGEVTGGIHGEARLSSTSCLECLAMGIVVSETIKADLKGAV; encoded by the coding sequence ATGCAAGGTAGAAGAAATTTTTTAAAACTAAGTGCGGGTGCCGCAATTGGTAGCATAGCAGCAACGTTGCCCGGTACTGTCCAAGCAAAAACCTGCGGCGAGATTAACTGGAACGAAAGCGTCGATGTGATTGTTGTCGGTTCTGGTTTTGCAGGCCTATCCGCTGCGCTCAATACTAAACGTCAAGGCATGGGTTCAGTATTAGTTTTAGAAAAGATGCAAGTGATTGGTGGTAATTCGGCGATTAACGGTGGTTGGTTAGCGATCCCAAAAAACCCGACTCAATTAGCACAAGGTATTAATGACGATTCACCAGAAGAGCTAGTGAAAGATCAAATAATTTCTGGGCGTGGCATGCAGAACGAAGCTGCACTGCGCCAAATTGCCAACCGAGCCTTAGATGCTTACGAGTTATGCATCGATACAGGGGTTAAATTTAAGGAAGGCTTCAATATTCAGGTCGGTGGCCACAACAAGGCGCGTGCGATCCGCACCCAACACGGTACTGGTGGCGATATCACCACCAAGCTATATGAAGCGGGTGTAAAGGAAGGCGTTGATTACCGCCTACAACACTATATTGAAGACTTCATCATGGATGGCCAGAAGATTATCGGTGTAAAAGTGCGTAAGAACTACCGCTTCCCCGATCTAAAAACCGGTAGCAGCATTTTTATCAAAGCCAACAAGGCTGTGATTTTAGCCAACGGTGGCTTTGCTCGTAACATGGCATTGCGTGCAGCCGTCGATCCATCGTTGGACCCTACACTCGATTGTACCAATGCATTAGGTGCAACCGGTGAAGTGACACTTACCGCAATGGCTTATGGCGCACTGCCGGTGCACATGAACCTTATCCAAACTGGCCATTGGGGTTCACCTGATGAAGGCGGATTTGGTTGGTCTAATGCCCTCCTTTCAATTGGCTGGCACCAAGGCGCTTCGATTAGCGTGCTCAACGGCAAACGCTTTATGGATGAGCGAGCCGATCGCAAAACCTGCTCTGAAGCCATTATGAAAAACCGTAACAGCGATGGCAGCCCAGCTTACCCAATCGTGCTCTTTAACTACAACAACTACGCCGAAGACCATCGTGTTACCCGTGCATTGCGCGACAAGATGGCCTGGAAGCTTGATTCGCTCGATGATATCGCCGCAAAATTCGATATCCCAGCCGATGAGCTAAAACACAGTATTACTGAGTACAACACGCACGTTAAAGCCGGTAAAGACCCACTGTTTAACCGCAAAATGGATACTGCAGAGGTGCTAACAGGACCGTTTGTTGTCTCTCGTATTTGGCCAAAAGTGCATTACTGCATGGGGGGGCTTAAAACCGATTTAGCCGCTCGCGTCATTGATGGCCGCTCAATGGAGTCAATTAAAAACCTCTACGCCATTGGTGAAGTTACCGGCGGTATTCACGGTGAAGCACGCTTGAGTTCAACCTCTTGCCTAGAGTGTCTCGCGATGGGGATCGTCGTCTCTGAAACGATTAAAGCTGATCTTAAGGGAGCCGTCTAA
- a CDS encoding cytochrome c3 family protein — protein MNKLLLTALLSFVVSQGAMAGELVKMKGSTKGRVNHEFIYQDGCQSCHQGSGRKNATDSACVECHGDINSIDVDETKLAIPEANPHKSLHYNQGASCLACHGEHEKKAPVCAECHRTWFEEM, from the coding sequence ATGAACAAGTTATTACTTACAGCCCTACTTAGCTTTGTGGTGTCACAAGGTGCGATGGCCGGCGAGTTAGTCAAAATGAAAGGCAGCACCAAAGGCCGAGTAAACCACGAGTTTATCTACCAAGATGGCTGTCAATCTTGCCACCAAGGTTCAGGTAGAAAGAATGCCACGGATAGCGCATGTGTTGAATGTCATGGCGACATCAACAGCATTGATGTCGATGAAACCAAACTGGCGATCCCAGAAGCAAATCCACATAAGTCACTGCATTACAACCAAGGTGCAAGTTGCCTTGCATGTCATGGCGAGCACGAGAAAAAAGCACCAGTTTGCGCTGAGTGCCACCGTACTTGGTTTGAAGAGATGTAA